One genomic segment of Bradyrhizobium prioriisuperbiae includes these proteins:
- a CDS encoding isopenicillin N synthase family dioxygenase — protein MSRNAVATIDISSFIHGDAAARAHVAKSFGAAFENNGFAVIVGHGISNDLIQSTYDAAKLFFAQPLDEKLCYTVPEEAKSRGYLPAGIESVAKTLSGETPPDLCEALVFGALHRELRGQAGKPNFWPTEPKELRPLISQYCQAMEELTGYLARMSALALDLPEHYFDAAYSDASLTLRFVNYPDEETPPKPGQMRYGEHHDYGGLTVLRQDSAPGGLQIWDDGGWHDVTPIPESFVINVGDLMSRWTNGRWRSTLHRVINPPRNLTGSTQRLSMVAFVGPNENAEIACLPTCSDAAHPPQHEPVIAGDYIKSKIAASMDLTLAK, from the coding sequence ATGAGCCGCAATGCCGTAGCCACGATTGACATCAGTTCTTTTATCCATGGAGACGCCGCCGCACGAGCCCACGTCGCGAAATCCTTCGGGGCCGCCTTCGAGAACAACGGGTTCGCGGTGATCGTCGGGCACGGCATTTCGAACGATCTGATCCAGAGCACCTATGATGCGGCGAAGCTCTTCTTTGCCCAACCGCTTGACGAGAAGCTCTGCTACACCGTGCCTGAAGAAGCCAAGAGTCGCGGCTATCTGCCGGCCGGCATTGAAAGCGTGGCGAAGACACTGTCGGGGGAGACTCCCCCCGATCTCTGCGAGGCCCTCGTCTTTGGTGCGCTACACCGGGAATTGCGAGGCCAAGCCGGAAAGCCAAACTTCTGGCCCACCGAGCCGAAAGAACTGCGTCCGCTCATTTCCCAATATTGCCAGGCAATGGAGGAACTGACGGGCTATCTCGCCCGCATGTCAGCTCTCGCCCTCGATCTGCCCGAGCACTACTTCGACGCGGCTTATTCCGACGCGTCTCTCACGCTCCGATTTGTCAACTACCCGGACGAGGAAACGCCGCCGAAGCCCGGCCAGATGCGCTATGGCGAGCATCATGACTACGGCGGGCTGACGGTCTTGCGCCAGGATTCCGCGCCCGGCGGGCTGCAAATCTGGGATGACGGCGGCTGGCACGACGTTACGCCCATTCCTGAATCGTTCGTCATCAATGTCGGCGACTTGATGTCCCGGTGGACCAATGGTCGTTGGCGGTCGACGCTCCATCGCGTGATCAATCCGCCGCGGAATTTAACCGGCTCGACGCAGCGCCTGTCCATGGTGGCGTTCGTGGGACCCAACGAAAACGCCGAGATAGCCTGTCTGCCGACCTGTTCGGATGCGGCCCATCCGCCGCAGCACGAGCCTGTCATTGCTGGTGACTACATCAAGTCCAAGATTGCTGCGTCGATGGATTTGACGCTCGCGAAATAG
- a CDS encoding ABC transporter substrate-binding protein, translating to MERTALRIGVSDSDRTRPLVSGEVEMEGVAADIEVMGVQVLFNRQLTEHTFDCCEFPLTSYLRTLERPDRRYVGLPVFPSRHFRLSSVFINKTRGIRSPADLAGRRIGVPVFDMAAAVWLRGIFHDQFGLDRASPIYVAGGLEAPRAGDEHPQFYPARFKHEQCTDRSLASMLASGEIDALYTARAPSTWPSATVGRLFEDPMTAELGYFDRTGVFPAMHLVAIKRSIVEKHLDLPMAVFKAFAAAQEVAQSKLADSTALSTMLPWQLENLLLAKQRLGADYWPAGVAKNKAMLEAIIRYMAEDGLIEKQFAIEDIFEGADILAT from the coding sequence ATGGAACGCACGGCTCTGAGAATAGGCGTCAGCGACTCCGACCGGACGCGCCCACTCGTATCCGGCGAAGTGGAGATGGAGGGGGTCGCCGCTGACATCGAGGTGATGGGCGTTCAAGTCCTGTTCAATCGGCAATTGACCGAGCACACCTTCGACTGCTGTGAATTTCCGCTGACTTCGTATCTGCGGACACTGGAGCGGCCCGACAGGAGATATGTCGGCCTACCGGTGTTTCCCTCGCGCCATTTCCGGCTCTCCAGCGTCTTCATCAACAAGACCAGGGGTATCCGGTCTCCGGCCGATCTCGCGGGCCGAAGGATTGGTGTGCCGGTCTTCGACATGGCTGCCGCCGTGTGGCTGAGAGGCATCTTTCACGATCAGTTTGGCCTCGACCGGGCATCGCCGATCTATGTGGCCGGTGGCCTCGAGGCGCCGCGCGCGGGCGATGAGCATCCGCAATTCTATCCGGCCCGATTCAAGCACGAGCAATGCACGGACCGCAGCCTGGCATCGATGCTGGCCAGCGGAGAGATCGACGCGCTCTACACGGCGAGGGCGCCGAGCACCTGGCCTTCCGCGACCGTCGGCCGGCTGTTCGAGGATCCTATGACGGCCGAGCTCGGCTATTTCGATCGCACCGGAGTATTTCCGGCGATGCATCTCGTCGCGATCAAGCGCTCGATCGTCGAGAAGCACCTCGACTTGCCGATGGCCGTCTTCAAGGCGTTCGCGGCGGCGCAGGAGGTGGCCCAGTCGAAGCTTGCGGACAGCACGGCGCTCTCGACCATGCTGCCCTGGCAGCTCGAGAATCTGTTGCTCGCCAAGCAGCGTCTCGGCGCCGACTATTGGCCGGCCGGCGTCGCGAAGAACAAGGCGATGCTGGAGGCGATCATCCGCTACATGGCGGAGGACGGCCTGATCGAGAAGCAATTCGCGATCGAGGATATTTTCGAGGGCGCGGACATCCTCGCGACCTAA
- a CDS encoding NAD(P)/FAD-dependent oxidoreductase: MTEGNSGSRSKTRIGDITPSSNENLSKLARQARFEMDCLGYPARSWVLPRVHRGQGVPDAVIVGGGQSGTSIAFRLLREQVSNVRVLDRSSAGMEGPWSTFARMHSLRTPKHVTGPDLGIPSLSAEAWWEAKFGRQSWLDLDKVPRTEWHHYLNWVRDVAGIDVTNNAEVFDIEPLPDGLLAVHANIGGGMQTLYARNVVLATGIEGSGSWTTPKLIEQSLPRHLYAHTSEAIDFTQLSGQKVVVIGAGASAFDNAATALEHGAASVELLVRRKALPVVNPNRWMEFAGFLRHFGDLDDARKWTFMKTIFDMNQPPPQETFDRCAKFPNFSFRLWIAPDQIGVEDGKVAITVDGEKKLFDFLIAGTGFTVDLGTRKELARFSNKIALWSDRYTPPPGEESAVLGAYPYLSANFQFTEKVAGSAPFLRNMFCYTFAAMPSLACSAGISALKFGVERVAAGISRALFVEDADSYLVSLKSYNEVELDIGGPEKAAPGAGARVA; this comes from the coding sequence ATGACGGAAGGAAATTCGGGTTCTCGCAGCAAGACAAGAATTGGCGACATCACGCCGTCCTCGAACGAAAACCTCTCGAAGCTGGCACGACAGGCGCGCTTCGAGATGGATTGCCTGGGCTACCCCGCACGGAGCTGGGTGCTCCCGCGTGTCCACCGGGGCCAGGGCGTGCCCGATGCGGTCATCGTTGGCGGCGGACAAAGCGGGACCTCGATCGCGTTTCGGCTGCTGCGCGAGCAGGTCTCGAACGTGCGCGTGCTGGACAGGAGTTCAGCCGGCATGGAAGGTCCCTGGTCCACATTCGCCCGAATGCATTCGCTCAGGACGCCAAAGCACGTGACCGGACCAGACCTCGGGATTCCGAGCCTCTCGGCCGAAGCGTGGTGGGAAGCAAAGTTCGGCAGGCAATCCTGGCTGGACCTGGACAAGGTACCTCGCACCGAATGGCATCACTATCTGAACTGGGTCCGCGACGTCGCCGGGATCGACGTCACCAACAACGCTGAGGTCTTCGACATCGAGCCATTGCCGGACGGGCTGCTGGCCGTTCACGCGAATATTGGCGGCGGCATGCAGACGCTGTATGCGCGCAACGTCGTTCTCGCGACCGGCATCGAGGGGTCCGGCTCGTGGACGACGCCAAAATTGATCGAGCAGTCGCTGCCGCGTCACCTATACGCGCACACCTCCGAGGCGATCGATTTCACCCAACTGTCCGGACAAAAGGTCGTCGTGATCGGCGCAGGCGCGTCAGCCTTTGATAATGCCGCCACGGCGCTGGAGCATGGTGCAGCGTCGGTGGAGTTGCTGGTCCGCCGCAAGGCTCTTCCCGTCGTCAATCCTAACAGGTGGATGGAGTTCGCGGGCTTCCTGCGTCACTTCGGTGACCTCGATGACGCCAGGAAATGGACGTTCATGAAGACGATCTTCGACATGAACCAGCCGCCGCCGCAGGAGACATTCGACCGCTGTGCAAAGTTTCCGAACTTCTCCTTCAGGCTCTGGATTGCACCGGACCAGATCGGCGTGGAAGACGGCAAGGTCGCCATCACTGTCGATGGCGAGAAGAAACTGTTCGATTTCCTGATTGCCGGCACGGGCTTCACGGTGGATCTCGGGACCAGGAAAGAGCTCGCCCGATTTTCCAACAAGATCGCGCTCTGGTCGGATCGCTATACGCCCCCGCCGGGCGAGGAAAGCGCTGTTCTTGGCGCCTATCCGTATCTGTCGGCTAACTTCCAGTTCACTGAAAAGGTCGCAGGCTCCGCGCCATTCCTCCGGAACATGTTCTGCTACACGTTTGCGGCGATGCCGAGCCTTGCCTGCTCGGCCGGCATCTCGGCCTTGAAGTTCGGGGTCGAGCGGGTTGCCGCGGGAATAAGCCGTGCGCTGTTCGTGGAGGACGCCGATTCCTATCTCGTCTCCCTGAAGTCTTACAACGAAGTCGAGCTGGATATCGGTGGCCCGGAAAAGGCGGCGCCGGGTGCCGGGGCGCGAGTGGCATGA
- a CDS encoding flavin reductase family protein, protein MMVASTTIEIADLRRACGRFATGVAVVTACHGGQVVGMTINSFSSVSLQPPLVLWSLRNGAKSRQVFETAASFAISILSSEQARLARCFAVGSLEGFAMAETVASPGGLPLIAGAIAHMECATCDIRNGGDHRIIIGSVNSLAVHEGAPLLFYGGQLLSDTKNLEQLVKS, encoded by the coding sequence ATGATGGTCGCGTCGACGACAATAGAGATTGCCGACCTGCGCCGTGCGTGCGGCAGGTTTGCCACGGGCGTTGCCGTCGTGACGGCATGTCATGGTGGCCAGGTCGTGGGGATGACCATCAATTCCTTCTCTTCCGTTTCGCTCCAGCCGCCGCTGGTGTTGTGGAGTCTGCGGAACGGCGCCAAATCGCGTCAGGTTTTCGAGACCGCTGCGAGCTTTGCGATCAGCATTCTTTCCTCGGAGCAGGCAAGGCTGGCGCGATGTTTTGCGGTTGGCAGCCTCGAAGGATTTGCGATGGCGGAAACGGTCGCCTCGCCGGGCGGACTGCCTTTGATCGCGGGCGCCATCGCGCACATGGAATGCGCGACCTGCGACATCCGCAACGGCGGCGATCATCGGATCATCATCGGAAGCGTCAACAGCCTAGCCGTCCACGAGGGCGCGCCACTGCTGTTTTACGGCGGACAGCTTCTCTCGGATACGAAGAACCTCGAACAACTGGTAAAATCATGA
- a CDS encoding amidohydrolase family protein codes for MTRAGRILIRGGTLLSADGVTGRKDVLVVDGLIADVGEPGTLWDESALVHDATARFICPGFVNAHTHGHANLMKGVADAWTLEASLTNGPWLGGKRDPATIYLSTLIGAIDMLSKGCTACFDLVYEFPQPTREGFLAVAAAYHDAGMRAVLAPMVADKSLFQSIPGLTDALPPQLREEVGKMVLAPSDSTMDAIRQIVAARGELPSGVTLAIAPTIPHHCSEQFLLNCCDLAVCHDLPIHMHVAESRLQAVVARRVYGVSAVAYLADLGILSPKFTAAHGVWLDEADLDLLAEHGCSIAHIPASNFRLGSGIAHVRPMLERGINVGLATDGANSSDALSMLQAMRLASYGARAIASAREDWLSAREVLRLATKNGARILGHEAGRIALGLAADLVFLDAEHVDFVPANDPVNQLVTCADSAAVTDVMAGGVFRVRNRKLVSIDLADLGERVSGSLADLTVTMSGVKALASQLEPHVVAFAQHLSREPLGFDRLVRPKAEASS; via the coding sequence ATGACGCGCGCGGGACGCATCCTTATCCGGGGCGGCACGCTGCTTTCCGCCGATGGCGTCACCGGAAGGAAGGACGTGCTTGTTGTTGATGGCTTGATCGCTGACGTTGGCGAGCCGGGCACGCTTTGGGATGAGAGCGCGCTGGTGCACGACGCCACGGCCAGATTCATCTGCCCGGGCTTCGTCAACGCCCACACCCACGGCCACGCCAACCTGATGAAGGGAGTGGCCGACGCCTGGACGCTGGAGGCCTCGCTCACCAACGGTCCATGGCTTGGCGGAAAGCGTGATCCTGCGACGATCTATCTGTCGACCCTGATCGGTGCGATCGACATGCTGTCGAAAGGCTGCACCGCCTGCTTCGACCTGGTCTACGAGTTTCCGCAGCCGACCCGAGAAGGTTTCCTGGCCGTTGCGGCAGCCTACCACGATGCCGGAATGCGGGCGGTACTCGCGCCCATGGTCGCGGACAAGAGCCTTTTCCAATCCATCCCCGGATTGACCGACGCGCTTCCGCCGCAGTTGCGCGAGGAAGTCGGCAAGATGGTGCTTGCGCCGAGCGACTCGACGATGGACGCCATCCGTCAAATCGTTGCGGCCCGTGGCGAGTTGCCGTCCGGCGTCACGCTCGCGATCGCGCCGACGATCCCGCATCACTGTTCGGAACAGTTCTTGCTGAACTGCTGCGATCTCGCGGTCTGCCATGATCTTCCTATCCATATGCACGTGGCGGAGTCGCGCCTACAGGCGGTCGTCGCACGACGGGTGTATGGCGTCTCGGCCGTCGCCTATCTCGCCGATCTCGGGATACTCTCGCCAAAATTCACCGCAGCGCATGGCGTCTGGCTCGATGAGGCCGATCTCGACTTGCTGGCCGAGCACGGCTGCTCGATCGCGCATATCCCCGCCAGCAATTTCCGCCTCGGCTCCGGCATCGCACATGTGAGGCCGATGCTCGAGCGGGGCATCAATGTCGGCCTCGCAACCGATGGTGCCAATTCGTCGGATGCGCTGAGCATGCTTCAGGCGATGCGCTTGGCGTCGTACGGCGCCAGGGCGATCGCAAGTGCGCGCGAAGATTGGTTGTCGGCTCGAGAAGTCCTGCGGCTCGCGACCAAGAACGGCGCTCGCATTCTGGGACATGAGGCCGGAAGGATAGCGCTCGGCCTGGCGGCCGACCTTGTCTTCCTCGATGCCGAGCACGTGGATTTCGTGCCCGCCAACGACCCCGTCAACCAGCTCGTGACCTGTGCCGATTCCGCTGCGGTCACAGATGTCATGGCAGGCGGGGTGTTCAGGGTGCGGAACCGGAAGCTTGTTTCCATCGATCTCGCGGACCTGGGGGAGCGCGTCTCCGGCAGCCTGGCCGATCTCACCGTCACCATGTCCGGCGTGAAGGCGCTCGCGTCGCAGCTCGAACCGCACGTCGTCGCCTTCGCGCAGCATCTTTCGCGCGAGCCTCTTGGTTTCGATCGCTTGGTGCGCCCGAAGGCGGAGGCGTCGTCATGA
- a CDS encoding polysaccharide deacetylase family protein: MTTRDGRRDFVGYGRSVPRARWPNDARIAVVVVLNVEEGAEPSITDGDGATETALTDAIAGEVPAGSRDFVAESLFEYGSRVGFWRLMRLFDERRIPITLNVCAQAVERNVEIADAIRSSDHDLCCHGERFARQFLMTAEEERAVIANSVRSLERLVGRRPLGWQSRYSPSSRTRALLVEHGGFLYDSDSYADDLPYWVDVGGGDHLIVPHSFTNNDNRLATAKLATANDFYDHLASAFRVLYAEGAAAPKMMTVSLHSRISGQPARSEGIARFLDLVGSHERVWIAKRSDVARHWMKTHPAGSAA; encoded by the coding sequence ATGACGACGCGAGATGGCAGGCGCGATTTCGTCGGCTATGGTCGCAGCGTTCCGCGGGCCAGATGGCCTAACGATGCACGGATAGCTGTCGTCGTCGTGCTCAACGTCGAGGAGGGCGCCGAGCCGTCGATCACCGACGGCGACGGCGCGACGGAGACGGCGCTGACCGATGCGATCGCCGGAGAGGTGCCGGCCGGCTCACGCGATTTCGTCGCGGAGTCGCTGTTCGAATACGGCTCGCGCGTCGGTTTTTGGCGTCTGATGAGGCTTTTTGACGAGAGGCGCATCCCGATTACGCTGAATGTCTGCGCGCAAGCGGTCGAACGCAATGTCGAGATCGCGGACGCGATCCGGTCATCCGACCACGATCTCTGCTGCCACGGCGAGCGCTTCGCGCGCCAGTTCCTGATGACGGCAGAGGAGGAGCGGGCGGTCATCGCCAATTCCGTGCGCAGCCTTGAACGGCTGGTGGGGCGACGGCCGCTCGGCTGGCAAAGCCGGTATTCGCCGAGCAGCCGTACCCGTGCGCTGTTGGTCGAGCATGGCGGCTTTCTCTACGATTCCGACAGCTACGCCGATGACCTGCCTTACTGGGTCGATGTCGGCGGCGGCGACCATTTGATCGTTCCGCACAGTTTCACCAACAACGACAACCGGCTTGCCACCGCCAAGCTGGCAACCGCCAACGATTTCTACGATCATCTCGCGTCGGCATTCCGCGTGCTCTACGCGGAGGGCGCGGCGGCGCCGAAAATGATGACGGTCAGCCTGCACTCCAGGATTTCCGGCCAGCCGGCTCGCTCCGAAGGCATCGCAAGGTTCCTCGATCTGGTCGGCTCGCACGAGCGGGTCTGGATCGCGAAGCGGTCGGACGTGGCACGCCATTGGATGAAGACCCATCCCGCGGGGAGCGCTGCATGA
- a CDS encoding amidase yields the protein MSFTPEQARRSAFVEHGLSSLRMAADGPLAGLTFAVKDLFDIKGYKSGWGNPDRLRDASEAVATAPAVLVPLMAGAEMIGKTHTDEIACGMFGMNPHFGTPLNPAAPGRVPGGSSSGSASAVAAGLCDFALGTDTGGSIRVPASFCGLFGLRTTFGRISTAGVMPMAPSFDTVGLLARDVGTMRRVADRYFGPAGRRIASRLLLARDAFEIPVQAVGETLLAVAQSMGPARETKLFAGGVDLWLDTFRLLQLHDLWATFGAWGRMPNRMLSPMVAQRLDLAATVDPAKLAEAVVQRERLTDALVEMLGDDGVIVLPTAHDLPPLLDAPLSKQVEFRERTLALTCVASLCRLPQINIPAAVVDGCPAGLSLIAGPRKEHLLLDAAEQLAARTS from the coding sequence ATGTCGTTCACTCCTGAACAAGCCAGACGCTCGGCATTCGTCGAGCATGGACTGTCCTCGCTGCGGATGGCGGCCGACGGGCCGCTCGCCGGCCTCACCTTCGCAGTCAAGGATCTCTTCGACATCAAGGGATACAAGTCCGGCTGGGGAAATCCGGATCGGCTGCGCGATGCTTCCGAAGCCGTGGCGACGGCGCCGGCGGTATTGGTGCCGCTGATGGCGGGCGCCGAGATGATCGGCAAGACCCACACCGACGAGATCGCATGCGGGATGTTCGGCATGAACCCGCATTTCGGAACGCCGCTCAATCCGGCGGCGCCGGGGCGCGTCCCGGGCGGCTCATCGAGCGGATCAGCGTCGGCGGTGGCCGCAGGTCTCTGCGATTTCGCCTTGGGTACCGATACGGGCGGCTCGATCCGCGTGCCGGCCAGCTTCTGCGGACTGTTCGGCTTGCGGACGACGTTCGGCCGGATTTCGACCGCGGGCGTGATGCCGATGGCGCCGAGCTTCGACACCGTCGGCCTGCTCGCGCGCGACGTTGGCACGATGCGGCGTGTGGCGGACCGCTATTTCGGGCCTGCGGGGCGGCGGATCGCGTCGCGTCTCCTGCTGGCGCGCGATGCGTTCGAGATTCCGGTTCAGGCGGTGGGCGAAACGCTGTTGGCCGTCGCGCAGTCCATGGGGCCCGCGCGCGAGACAAAACTGTTTGCCGGCGGTGTCGACCTCTGGCTCGATACGTTCAGGCTGCTGCAACTGCACGATCTCTGGGCCACCTTCGGCGCCTGGGGCAGGATGCCGAACCGCATGCTGAGCCCCATGGTCGCGCAGCGCCTCGATCTTGCGGCGACCGTCGATCCCGCGAAGCTGGCCGAGGCGGTCGTTCAGCGCGAGCGTCTGACGGATGCCCTTGTCGAGATGCTCGGAGACGACGGCGTCATCGTCCTGCCGACCGCTCACGACCTGCCTCCGTTGCTGGATGCGCCGCTCTCGAAGCAGGTCGAGTTCCGCGAAAGGACCCTGGCGCTCACCTGCGTCGCCAGTCTCTGCCGGCTTCCTCAGATCAACATCCCTGCCGCCGTTGTTGACGGCTGCCCGGCGGGGCTCTCCTTGATCGCCGGTCCGCGGAAGGAACATCTGCTGCTCGATGCTGCGGAGCAGTTGGCGGCTCGCACATCATGA
- a CDS encoding 4-hydroxyphenylacetate 3-hydroxylase family protein: protein MAKDGKSYLSSIRDGRSIFIDGRHVSDVTTDPCFRNAVASAARLYDYQAAPENLEQMTFTSPSSGSRVSLAWQLPKTYGDLVRRRQALERWAELSCGMIGRSPDHVASTLAGFRMGLAAFSECDPKRAAALESYFEYARDNDLFLSYVIINPQADKAKSAGQQPDRHLVASVVDEDAEGITIRGAKMLATSGVMANELLISGFQALQAGDEDYAFTAVVPVSMKGLTLMSRRSYEQSATSSFDYPLSSRFDENDAVVYFDDVKIPWDRVFVFKNLRMASAQWHDTRAHVFHNYQCMIRLMVKLKFLLGLARKIAETNNIINHPQVRDTLGLVAAKVSNIEALVIAMELKGENFHGYYVPDRSILCTAQVIAQTTYPEVVETIRSLSGGGMIMVPSSYADFEHPETRAIIGKTQRSPVASSEERVKLMKLAWDAVGSEFGSRHLQYEMFYSGPPFVTRGNSFRFFDWDAVKGAVDDFMSSYGLPSAQEMPDAAE from the coding sequence ATGGCTAAAGACGGAAAGTCCTATCTCTCAAGTATCAGGGACGGTCGATCGATCTTCATCGATGGACGTCACGTATCCGACGTCACGACCGATCCGTGCTTTCGCAACGCCGTCGCATCTGCCGCGCGCCTGTACGACTACCAGGCCGCGCCCGAAAATCTCGAACAGATGACGTTTACATCCCCGTCCAGCGGGTCGCGGGTCAGCCTTGCGTGGCAGCTTCCGAAAACCTACGGCGATCTGGTGCGGCGCCGGCAGGCGCTCGAGCGATGGGCCGAGCTCTCCTGCGGCATGATCGGCCGCTCGCCCGATCACGTGGCTTCGACGCTGGCCGGCTTCCGGATGGGGCTTGCCGCGTTCTCCGAATGCGATCCGAAGCGGGCCGCGGCGCTCGAATCCTATTTCGAATATGCGCGGGACAACGATCTCTTCCTCTCCTACGTGATCATCAATCCGCAGGCGGATAAGGCGAAGTCGGCGGGGCAGCAGCCGGATCGGCATCTGGTCGCTTCCGTCGTCGACGAGGATGCCGAAGGCATCACGATCCGCGGCGCCAAGATGCTGGCGACCTCTGGCGTCATGGCGAACGAACTGCTGATATCCGGTTTCCAGGCCCTGCAGGCCGGAGACGAGGATTACGCCTTCACCGCGGTCGTGCCGGTTTCGATGAAGGGGCTGACGCTGATGTCGCGCCGCAGCTACGAGCAGAGCGCGACATCGTCGTTCGATTATCCGCTGTCGTCGCGCTTCGACGAGAACGACGCAGTGGTCTATTTCGACGACGTCAAGATCCCCTGGGATCGGGTCTTCGTGTTCAAGAACCTGAGGATGGCGAGCGCGCAATGGCACGATACGCGCGCCCATGTCTTCCACAACTACCAATGCATGATCCGCCTGATGGTGAAGCTGAAATTCCTGCTCGGTCTCGCCAGGAAGATCGCCGAAACCAACAACATCATCAATCATCCGCAGGTGAGGGATACGCTCGGCCTGGTCGCCGCGAAAGTCAGCAATATCGAGGCCCTCGTCATCGCGATGGAGCTGAAGGGCGAGAATTTTCACGGCTACTACGTGCCTGACAGGTCCATCCTCTGCACGGCGCAGGTCATCGCGCAGACCACCTATCCCGAGGTCGTCGAGACCATCCGGTCGCTTTCGGGCGGTGGGATGATCATGGTGCCATCGTCCTATGCCGACTTCGAGCATCCGGAGACCCGCGCCATCATCGGCAAGACACAGCGCTCTCCCGTCGCCTCCTCCGAGGAGCGGGTCAAGCTGATGAAGCTGGCATGGGATGCCGTCGGATCCGAATTCGGCTCGCGCCATCTCCAGTACGAGATGTTCTATTCGGGTCCCCCCTTCGTCACGCGCGGCAATTCGTTCCGCTTCTTCGACTGGGATGCCGTGAAGGGCGCGGTCGACGACTTTATGTCCTCCTATGGACTTCCGTCCGCGCAGGAAATGCCGGACGCCGCAGAGTAG
- a CDS encoding isochorismatase family protein: MPSTDVLKIDARPGAVEWRLSEIALIVVDMQNGFCSAGGYLDKVGYDISGARPVIEATARLLPLVRTAGMKVVFLQSGFDPGYKVVAGPSAPVWHKSEAILLMRSRPELHGTLITEGTWDYRIVDELRPQDDDIVVQKSRYGGFSGTNLDQVLRAHRIRNLLFTGIATNVCVETTLREAYGLEYFPLLLEDATNQAGPPELKQATLFNVERYFGWVSDTSALTRAISGSREAA, encoded by the coding sequence ATGCCCAGCACCGATGTACTGAAGATTGACGCGAGACCCGGCGCGGTCGAGTGGCGTCTCTCAGAGATCGCCTTGATCGTCGTCGACATGCAAAATGGCTTCTGCTCGGCCGGTGGCTATCTGGACAAGGTCGGATATGACATTTCGGGCGCGCGCCCGGTGATCGAGGCGACCGCCCGGCTGCTGCCGCTCGTCCGTACCGCCGGCATGAAGGTCGTCTTTCTGCAAAGCGGTTTCGATCCCGGCTACAAGGTTGTGGCGGGTCCGTCGGCTCCGGTGTGGCATAAGTCGGAGGCCATCCTGCTGATGCGGTCGAGACCCGAGCTGCACGGGACGCTGATCACCGAGGGCACGTGGGACTATCGGATCGTCGATGAACTTCGTCCACAGGATGACGATATCGTCGTGCAGAAATCGCGCTATGGCGGCTTCTCCGGGACCAATCTCGACCAGGTGCTTCGCGCACACCGCATTCGCAACCTCCTGTTCACGGGCATCGCGACGAATGTCTGTGTCGAAACCACGCTGCGAGAGGCCTACGGCCTCGAATACTTTCCCCTGCTGCTGGAAGACGCGACAAACCAGGCCGGGCCGCCGGAGCTGAAGCAGGCCACGCTGTTCAACGTCGAGCGCTATTTCGGATGGGTATCCGATACGAGCGCGCTGACGCGCGCCATCAGCGGATCGAGAGAGGCTGCATGA